From a single Bacillus pseudomycoides DSM 12442 genomic region:
- the ftsA gene encoding cell division protein FtsA, with amino-acid sequence MNSNEIYVSLDIGTSNVKVIIGEMVNDGLNIIGVGNVKSNGLKKGSIVDIDETVRSIKKAIEQAERMVGIHIEQVVVGVNANQVQLLPCHGVVAVSNEDREIGNEDVLRVLDAAQVVSIAPEREFIDVVPRQFIVDGLDEINDPRGMIGVRLEMEGTLITGSRTLLHNLLRCVEKAGLEIVDICLQPLAAATVALSSDEKNRGVALVDIGGGSTTLSIFQDGELQATSVLPLGGDHITKDIAIGLKTSTESADQIKLKYGHAFYDTASEEEVFTVPIMGSDQTEQYSQLELSDIIEARVEEILMFVQEEVRKLGVKQVASGYVLTGGIASMPGVLDLAYDILHENVRIATPDYIGVREPQYTIGVGLIKHSYQKAKLRGKNVQEKEEHFEPVPAPMPVQQQPVKQTTRKQSKNNEDNERMMSKVKRVFRYLWD; translated from the coding sequence ATGAACAGCAATGAAATATATGTTAGTCTTGACATCGGTACATCCAATGTTAAAGTCATCATTGGTGAAATGGTTAATGATGGTTTAAACATTATTGGTGTTGGAAACGTAAAATCAAATGGTTTGAAAAAGGGCTCCATAGTTGACATAGACGAAACTGTTCGATCAATCAAAAAAGCAATTGAACAAGCTGAGCGTATGGTAGGAATTCACATTGAACAAGTTGTTGTAGGTGTGAATGCAAATCAGGTGCAGCTTCTTCCTTGTCACGGAGTTGTCGCTGTTTCAAATGAAGATCGTGAAATTGGAAATGAAGATGTCTTACGCGTTCTGGATGCAGCACAAGTTGTATCAATTGCTCCTGAACGTGAATTTATTGATGTGGTGCCTCGACAATTCATAGTAGACGGTCTTGATGAGATTAACGATCCACGCGGGATGATTGGTGTAAGATTAGAAATGGAAGGCACGTTAATTACAGGCTCAAGAACGTTATTACATAATTTACTACGTTGTGTGGAAAAAGCGGGCCTTGAAATTGTTGATATTTGTCTGCAACCTTTAGCAGCTGCAACGGTTGCTTTATCTTCTGATGAGAAAAATAGAGGTGTAGCCCTTGTTGATATTGGCGGAGGATCTACAACCTTATCGATTTTTCAAGATGGAGAGTTACAAGCAACAAGTGTATTGCCTTTAGGTGGAGATCATATAACGAAGGATATCGCTATAGGACTTAAAACTTCAACTGAAAGTGCGGATCAAATTAAGCTGAAATATGGACATGCTTTTTATGATACTGCATCTGAAGAAGAAGTGTTTACGGTTCCTATTATGGGAAGCGATCAAACAGAACAATATTCACAACTAGAGTTATCTGATATTATTGAGGCACGTGTAGAGGAAATCTTGATGTTTGTTCAAGAAGAGGTCCGGAAGCTAGGAGTAAAACAAGTAGCGTCTGGTTATGTACTTACTGGTGGGATTGCTTCTATGCCGGGTGTTCTTGATCTTGCATATGATATTTTACATGAAAATGTTCGTATAGCCACTCCAGATTATATTGGCGTTCGTGAACCACAGTATACAATTGGAGTCGGATTAATTAAACATTCTTATCAAAAAGCGAAATTGCGCGGAAAAAATGTTCAGGAAAAGGAAGAGCATTTTGAACCTGTACCAGCACCAATGCCGGTACAGCAGCAACCTGTAAAACAAACAACGCGTAAGCAAAGCAAAAATAATGAAGACAATGAGCGTATGATGTCAAAAGTAAAACGTGTATTCCGCTATTTATGGGATTAA
- a CDS encoding cell division protein FtsQ/DivIB → MKNSKVIKLQDRVPKLKNQKKKNKKPVNQRLILYVSILFLLVLFLIYFRSPLSNIKKISVLGNHYMTDEQVMKESGVTYDTSYFRVTAHKAEENLTKRNEIKKVNVKKRFPNKIDIHIEEYVTIGYINKGGKLQPLLENGKTLDVLPNGKLPVAAPIFEPFKEEKMKELIEELEKLTPTILRSISEIHYAPTNSNEDHLTLYMNEGYEVSTTIQDFAKRMEAYPLIIKNIESGRKALIDLEVGAYFKYLDNEEKKQ, encoded by the coding sequence ATGAAAAATAGTAAAGTGATTAAACTACAAGATCGTGTACCAAAACTAAAGAATCAAAAAAAGAAGAATAAAAAACCTGTCAATCAGAGATTAATTTTATATGTATCGATTTTATTTTTATTAGTACTTTTTTTAATTTATTTTCGGTCTCCACTTAGTAATATAAAAAAGATAAGTGTTCTAGGAAATCATTATATGACAGATGAACAAGTCATGAAGGAATCTGGAGTTACATATGACACGAGTTATTTTCGAGTGACAGCACATAAGGCTGAAGAGAATTTAACAAAACGAAATGAAATTAAGAAAGTAAATGTCAAAAAACGTTTTCCAAATAAAATTGACATTCACATTGAAGAGTATGTAACGATAGGTTATATAAACAAAGGTGGAAAGTTACAACCACTTCTAGAAAATGGTAAAACACTTGACGTGCTTCCGAACGGGAAATTACCTGTCGCAGCTCCGATTTTTGAACCATTTAAAGAAGAGAAAATGAAAGAGTTAATTGAAGAGCTAGAAAAATTAACTCCGACTATTCTCAGATCTATTTCTGAAATTCATTATGCTCCAACGAATTCAAATGAAGACCATCTTACTTTGTATATGAATGAAGGTTATGAAGTGAGTACAACTATACAAGATTTTGCGAAGCGTATGGAAGCATATCCACTTATTATAAAAAATATAGAGTCGGGTAGAAAAGCCCTAATTGATTTAGAAGTTGGCGCATACTTTAAATATTTAGATAATGAAGAAAAAAAGCAGTAG
- the murB gene encoding UDP-N-acetylmuramate dehydrogenase yields the protein MKQLAKELIEAEVGKVLENEALARYTTMKIGGPADILIVPSSVAGVENTLDLVKKYNTKWTAIGRGSNLLVSDKGIEGVVIRLGEGLDHLEVEGTTVRVGGGYPLIKLSTLLSRQGLAGLEFASGIPGSVGGAVYMNAGAHKSDMSEILMSARIMFEDGTMKWLTKEEMGFSYRTSVLQTKRPGIVVEAKLQLKEGNREEIVGVMQKNKDYRRETQPWNHPCAGSIFRNPLPNFAGDLVERAGLRGHQIGGAKISEMHGNFIVNAGSASAQDVLDLIAFVKKTIKEKFGVDMHTEVEIIGR from the coding sequence ATGAAACAATTAGCAAAGGAACTTATCGAAGCAGAAGTTGGTAAAGTGTTAGAAAATGAAGCGTTAGCTCGTTATACAACTATGAAAATAGGTGGGCCAGCTGATATTCTAATCGTGCCAAGTAGTGTTGCTGGTGTGGAGAATACTTTAGATTTAGTAAAGAAATATAACACAAAGTGGACAGCAATTGGACGTGGTTCTAATCTTCTAGTATCTGATAAAGGTATTGAAGGTGTTGTAATTCGTTTAGGAGAAGGATTAGATCACTTAGAAGTAGAAGGAACTACTGTACGAGTTGGAGGAGGATATCCTCTTATTAAGTTGTCAACACTACTTAGTCGCCAAGGTCTAGCTGGATTAGAGTTTGCTAGTGGTATCCCAGGAAGTGTCGGTGGAGCAGTATATATGAATGCCGGTGCACATAAATCAGATATGTCAGAAATTTTGATGAGCGCGCGTATTATGTTTGAAGATGGTACAATGAAGTGGTTAACAAAAGAAGAGATGGGATTTTCTTATCGTACTTCTGTTTTACAAACAAAGCGTCCTGGCATTGTAGTAGAAGCAAAATTGCAGTTGAAAGAAGGAAATCGTGAAGAAATAGTTGGTGTAATGCAAAAGAATAAAGACTATCGTCGTGAAACTCAGCCATGGAATCATCCTTGTGCCGGTAGTATATTTAGAAATCCACTACCAAATTTCGCTGGAGATTTAGTCGAAAGGGCAGGTCTACGTGGTCATCAAATTGGCGGTGCGAAAATTTCCGAAATGCATGGAAACTTTATTGTCAATGCAGGATCTGCATCAGCACAAGATGTGCTGGATTTAATTGCATTTGTCAAAAAAACAATTAAAGAAAAATTTGGTGTAGATATGCATACAGAAGTGGAAATTATTGGAAGGTAG
- the murG gene encoding undecaprenyldiphospho-muramoylpentapeptide beta-N-acetylglucosaminyltransferase, translating into MRVLVSGGGTGGHIYPALALIREIKKLHPEARFLYIGTENGLESTIVPKAGIPFQSIVISGFKRKISLDNVKTVMRFLKGVQDSKRYIRRFNPDVVIGTGGYVCGPVVYAAAKLGIPTIVHEQNSVPGVTNKFLSRYVDKVAVCFEAASEHFPKSKVVMTGNPRASEVMNQNGMKGKRSVGLSLSKKSVLIFGGSRGARPINDAFVAAIEQFGNKNYEVLYITGEVHYDKVMEAIKQKGNPDNVIIKPFIHNMPEVLTGVDLVVSRAGATTLAELTALGKPSILIPSPYVTNNHQEKNARSVVDKGAAKMLLEKDLTAEALLHDIDEILLNTQTLQNMKLAATQLGIPDAANKLFEVMKKLVQNNVR; encoded by the coding sequence GTGCGAGTATTAGTTAGTGGTGGTGGCACGGGAGGTCATATATATCCAGCTCTTGCGTTAATTAGAGAAATAAAAAAACTACATCCTGAAGCAAGATTTCTATACATTGGTACGGAAAATGGATTAGAAAGTACAATTGTTCCAAAAGCAGGGATACCATTTCAATCGATTGTCATTAGTGGATTTAAACGGAAAATATCCCTTGATAATGTAAAAACAGTGATGCGTTTTCTAAAAGGTGTACAAGATAGTAAACGATATATTCGTCGCTTCAATCCAGATGTTGTAATTGGTACAGGAGGCTATGTATGTGGTCCAGTCGTTTATGCGGCGGCGAAATTAGGGATTCCTACAATTGTACATGAACAAAATAGTGTACCTGGTGTAACCAATAAATTTTTAAGTCGCTATGTGGATAAGGTAGCTGTTTGTTTTGAAGCGGCATCTGAACATTTCCCAAAGTCGAAAGTTGTCATGACAGGAAATCCGCGTGCATCAGAAGTAATGAACCAAAATGGCATGAAAGGGAAGCGTTCTGTTGGATTATCTCTTTCTAAAAAATCTGTGCTTATTTTTGGTGGAAGTCGCGGGGCAAGACCGATTAATGATGCGTTTGTGGCAGCAATTGAACAATTTGGTAACAAAAATTATGAAGTATTGTATATCACAGGTGAAGTGCATTATGATAAAGTCATGGAGGCTATAAAACAAAAAGGGAATCCGGATAATGTAATCATTAAACCGTTTATTCATAATATGCCAGAGGTACTTACTGGTGTGGATCTTGTCGTTTCACGTGCTGGTGCTACAACATTAGCAGAGTTAACAGCGTTAGGAAAACCAAGTATTTTAATTCCGAGTCCTTATGTGACAAATAATCATCAAGAGAAAAACGCGAGATCTGTTGTCGATAAGGGAGCAGCAAAAATGCTTCTTGAAAAAGATTTAACTGCTGAAGCTCTTCTTCATGATATTGATGAAATTCTATTAAATACACAAACATTACAAAACATGAAACTAGCTGCTACGCAGTTAGGGATTCCGGATGCAGCAAATAAGTTATTTGAAGTGATGAAAAAACTTGTACAAAATAACGTTAGGTGA
- the spoVE gene encoding stage V sporulation protein E, which translates to MPMKKTPDFILIIVTLLLLTIGMIMVYSASAVWASYKMGDSFFFAKRQLLFAVLGVAAMFFIMKIDYWTWRTYSKVILLICFILLILVLIPGVGLVRGGARSWIGIGAFSIQPSEFMKFAMIIFLAKFLAERQKLITSFKKGLLPALGFVFVAFGMIMLQPDLGTGTVMVGTCIIMIFVSGARIFHFAMLGLIGVAGFVGLIASAPYRMKRITSYLDPWSDPLGSGFQIIQSLLAIGPGGLFGLGLGQSRQKFLYLPEPQTDFIFAILSEELGFIGGSFVLLLFSLLLWRGIRIALGAPDLYGTFLAVGIVAMIAIQVMINVGVVTGLMPVTGITLPFLSYGGSSLTLMLMAVGVLLNISRHSRY; encoded by the coding sequence TTGCCAATGAAGAAAACGCCTGATTTTATTTTAATTATCGTAACACTTTTGTTGTTAACAATTGGAATGATTATGGTCTACAGTGCAAGTGCTGTCTGGGCTTCCTATAAGATGGGGGATTCATTCTTTTTTGCAAAACGACAGCTATTATTTGCGGTACTTGGTGTAGCTGCCATGTTTTTTATTATGAAAATTGACTACTGGACATGGCGTACTTATTCGAAAGTGATTTTGCTCATTTGTTTTATCCTTCTCATTCTTGTCTTAATCCCTGGAGTTGGACTTGTTCGAGGGGGAGCGCGAAGCTGGATTGGGATTGGAGCATTTTCGATTCAACCGTCAGAATTTATGAAATTTGCGATGATTATTTTTTTAGCTAAATTTTTAGCGGAAAGACAAAAATTGATTACATCTTTTAAAAAGGGGCTACTTCCAGCACTTGGTTTTGTATTTGTTGCATTTGGAATGATTATGTTACAACCAGATCTTGGAACAGGAACAGTAATGGTTGGGACATGTATCATAATGATTTTTGTTTCAGGAGCACGCATTTTTCATTTTGCAATGCTAGGGCTAATAGGAGTAGCGGGATTTGTTGGATTAATTGCATCGGCACCATATCGAATGAAACGTATTACGTCTTATTTGGATCCGTGGTCAGACCCACTTGGGAGTGGATTTCAGATTATTCAATCGTTACTTGCGATTGGCCCCGGTGGTTTGTTTGGGCTAGGACTTGGACAAAGTAGACAAAAATTTCTTTATTTACCCGAGCCGCAAACAGATTTTATTTTTGCGATTTTATCCGAAGAATTAGGTTTTATTGGTGGGTCGTTTGTGTTATTATTATTTAGTCTGTTATTATGGCGTGGGATTCGTATAGCATTAGGAGCGCCTGATTTATATGGTACGTTTTTGGCAGTAGGTATTGTGGCGATGATTGCGATTCAAGTGATGATTAATGTTGGTGTTGTAACAGGACTAATGCCTGTTACAGGAATTACTTTGCCATTTTTAAGTTATGGTGGGTCGAGTTTGACCTTAATGCTAATGGCAGTTGGCGTATTATTGAATATAAGTCGTCATTCTCGCTACTAA